Genomic DNA from Solanum dulcamara chromosome 4, daSolDulc1.2, whole genome shotgun sequence:
GATGAATGCTGTAAAAGGAAGTTACAGAGGATGGTTTTTGGGAACACATAGGAGGAGCCTGGTGACCTTGAAATTTCAGCTTTATTTAGTTTACTCCAAAATAGATGTGCACAGTTGGCTTGTTCTCAACTGATTGAAGTTTACACATAACAATTGCAGTAGTAGGTGAGAATTACTGAAAGAATTCTTATTTGCTAGGTTAGTTATAATATGCTGGAGTttggttttcttcctttttagttGCAGCTGGCTGGTGCTTCTCTTAATACTCCGAGGTAAGAAATGCTCTTATATGCTATCAACAACTTATTGATCAGCACATTGATCACTATGCGTAACTTATACATTATAGTAAGTATTGCATGAAGGTGATCCTTTCAAACTTAGATGTCATGCTTTTAGTGTGATTATAGATACATGTCTATATAGTGTACGCTGTCTATGGAGCAACTTTATTTGTGAGTTTGAGATCTGATTTTGAATCCTTTGCCAAGCCTATCCACCCATTTGATTTATAGGTAATATTTGGAACACCTTTGAGGATCCCCTGTATGCAAGTGTTTTGGGAAAAGATTAGGCTGCACAACTTGCAAATTTTTTAAGGATACTAGTTTGGGATGATCAAGTAGAGTAGGGTGCAACGACTCTCCAGCTGGTAACATTAGCACAATAAAGTCCAAAAGTAACAGGAAACATTAATTGGATGAGAAAATTCTGTGTATTGTAGGACATTTTATGATGAGAGTGAATTAAAGAAGCACTTCATTATCTAGAACTTCGCATTGTTTGTCTCTCCGTAAATTCCAACAACTATGTCTGAAGTAGGCAATTATTTAGAATCAATAAAATTCAAGTTAGTGGAATGATATTGAGTTTCCGTTCTTTAGAGATACAACGGCTTGGTCAGTTCTTTCTAGACGAAGACAACCATCagagaaaggaagaagaacaaagtAACACTCTCTGTGGCAAGTACAAAAATAGGGAATCAGAAGAAATTCATTGTGGTTTGCTGGGTAGAGGGAGAAAGGTATCAAAAAGGCTCAACAGGAATGGAACTAGAGTAGAGGGAGAGAGATTAGGCTCAATCGGCTAATGAGTGGACTTGCAAGGGTTAAATAACTTGATCATTCAACCCCAAACCTTCATGGGATGCCCCTTTGGAAATCCTTACACAACCCATGAGGGACAAGTATATCATTTTCTAACAGTTTTTGCTCAAGCTTGATTGGGAATTTCTATTAATTACAAGTGTATAAAATGTTTGTATTTTATTGATTCTACACACAGTTACGGTAATTAAATCTAACCAATTTTACTAATCTAAGTAAATCTTCGAACAATCCGAACAATTGCCAAAGCTCGTACAGTAACTGCTAAATTTGATTAGAGACTTTTATATCTGTGTATGGATTATTATGAGACTTTTGGAGAGCTTCTAGTATTGGAATTCTTAAATTGCCTTAAAATGACAGATTGGAATGAAGTGGACCTGAATAGAGCAAATTGATACAATGATTAGTCTAGCTGATTTCAACTATTTAAGATTGACCCATGTTTGATTGACTGATTAGCTGATTGTTATTACACTTTCTTCATTCAATAACCAACTATCATTTGCATATCGGTTTCTAATTTATGGTGGACTTGGGAGAGCATTATATTTCGTGATTTCATTTCTATTCATGTTATGGTGTGCATTTCATTTTTTAACTATTGCATTCTTCTCATTTGTGGGTCAGACCTGTTGTATATTTTTGTTCACAAGAGGTAATTTAGAAACCAATCAACGGAAATTTGTAGCTGCATACAATTCTTGGTTAGAAGGCTCCTCAATTTTATTCTACCACTGGAAAGAGGAATGGATCAGCTTCTTAAACATCTACATTCTATGTGCTCACGAACTTTTGAGAAAATTACAGTATTAGTTGAAGAGGTGTATGTATGAGCTTCcacattcataaacttcttttcACTCTTATAAATATCCATTATCGCTCTTGCATTTTGAAAGTACAAAGCAACTGTGACTCAAATGTATTTTCTCCCTATCATTAACGATAATGATTTAAGTTGTTTATCCAGATATTATCACTTAATATTTGTCCTCACATTTTTTAGGTCTTTCCTTTTATGATACATCTCTTATATATAGACTAAATGGTCTTGTTTTTATCAATGAAATCTTTGACttaatcaaaaaaagaaaaatatttgtccTTCTCTTCCTGGTATCTGCTTGTATAAGTAGGCACATAAGCAGAAAGAGTTGATGCGCAAAGCACATACATTTTCCTTAATCTAATTATGACATAACTTCTGTTCTCTTGGTGGACATCAGTTTCTCAATGAGTGGGTGCCTGTGATGCAACCACTTGTTGAAAGAGGATATGGCTGCTACAAACAACTCAAAGCTTCATTTCTTATTTCATTGGCTATCTAAGTTCAATCTTGGTTCATGACTTCTGCAGTGAAGGTTATTTGGGAATAGCTTGTAACGACGTAGCAAGCTTTATTTTCCTTATTGATAAAATGAGAACATACGAAGctttaattttatcaatttaaaaagCAAAAGTAACAACCTTGATACCAATTTAGGATTGCTCTTAAGAAAAAAGGTAGTTTATGTTACCTATCACTTTAATTCACTATCTTCTCTCTTGTTAATATTTTTGATGTTTGAAATAGGTTTCCGGTGACTGCACATATTTTGACTGCAAGTGGTTGCCCACAATGTTGGAGCAAGATGCTCTGGGCAGTGTTCCAATAGGCATTCCCATTGACAATTGTGATGTGGTTCTTGTTGGAGAAAATTCTCCTGATGAGGGAGAGATATGTGTCTGTGGAAGTTGTGTTGCTTCTGGATACTTTAGTCATCCTTCTATTTTGCCATTGGATAACGTTGAATTACATCAAGAAATAGCTGATGGCAAGAACGATGAAAATGAAGTTTACTTTAGAACTGGGGATTTTGGCAGAAAGCTTTCAGATGGAAACCTGGTTTATATTGGGAGAAAAGACCGCACTGTAAAGATCAGTGGGCAGCGTATTGCCTTGGAGGAGGTTGAAAGCGTTCTGAGGGAACACCAAGAAGTAACTGATTCTGCTGTGGTTTCTCGTTGCGTTCAAGgagatattttatttcttgaagCATATTTACTGCTCAAGCAAAGGGAAAACAATCTTGAGGTCTTCAGGTCCACAATTAGATGCTGGATGGCCAGCAAACTTCCCCCAACTATGATTCCTGCTCGTTTCTACTTTGTTGAATCTTTTCCTATGTCTTCTTCAGGGAAAGTGGATTACAAGATTTTGGCCACTTCTGCAGCGTCTGATGCAGGTAAACATATTGAGATTGAAGAAACTCAAGATATCGATCTCATTAATGTTATACAAAAGGTATTTTACTAGACTTCAGTTGATTAAGGGTTGTGATTCTGTTATGAAATGGGATTAGCAGCAATCTTTACTTCGATTTTCATTCAGTACAAAGTTTTCCCGtgaatgtgatttttttttggttaaatatAATAAGATGTATTTAAGCAGTGCCCTAATTTGCATAATGCATTCTTTGAAACCATATACAATATGTAGGAAAATCACGTGCAGACTTTTAGAGTTCATAGATGCATATATAAGTGGCTAAAATTTGTTAGGTTGTCTTTGGTATTCGGTATAATATATGTTTCCCATTTTGAGCAATTTATTAGCCTGTGTATTGTGCCACATAAACAGAGACCCTAGGGAGTATTATGTAGTTTGGCTTAATATTGGGCGTGGAAGAACTGACTGGTGAAACAACTATTCAGTTAATGAAGATATTTTTCTACGAAAGGTGGTTAGCTTGGTAAAAGAGTGTATCCAAAGAGTAATTGAAAAGATATTACACATCAGTGTCTTCTGTCACTTTTGGGCACTAATGACATTTCAGTTAGTATAGGTAATGCTCTTTTTAGACAACCCTTTTGTATAAGCTTCTCTACCTTTTGTATACAACCTGTCGTGCAGGGGTTTCTTAGCATGTTAACTGGATGACCTTTTTTATTATTGATTTATACTCTTACAACAAGCTTGCAACATGGTAGCTGGCTTGCAACATGGTAGTTGGGATATAATTTCTTATCTGGCTAAGACAAGCTTTCACTCTCTCGATAGCATCATGTTGCAATGCGTACACGTTTTTTCAAAATtcctttatttatattttaaaacaacttCATTCGTTGGTATCTGTTAAGCATAAATTCGGTAAGTATCCTTATATTGTACTATGTAAAGGATTCTGAATGCCCAATTTTGTCACTGGAAGAATACCAaaacagaaataaaaataaataagtactCGAGGAAATGTCATGTTGGGTATTCACAGAAAACCTATTCTTTTATCCATTTTCTACATCACACCGAGATTGtgtcaaaaatatatacaagatATGTAAAGGGACTAACCACACATATCTCTCTAGCTGTCCCAACTGTCTATGTCTCCTTTACCACCAAAACAATGGATGAAACAAAAAAGATGTCTTTTACGtttctttcttaaaaaaagatgtCTTTTACTCCTTCTCTTATGCTTTCTGAATATACTTCTTTTGCTTTCATGGGAAAAATGAGCTGTAAATCCTCTTTTGCTAATTTGAAGTCTTTCCTTCTGTTTTTCCTGTTTTCAAAAAAAGTCTTTCCTTCTGTTTGGTAATATATTGTGAAGCTGGAGAGATCTGACGTCTGATTTATCTGCTGGGAAAAGGGTGGTAGAAGAGGGAATTTATCTTATCCAATAAAAAAGGGTGTCAGAGGGTTCATATATGCCTTGAGGTGATCTAGACTCAAACTGGGACACTTCAGTGAACCTGTCATGCATGTGCCATGTGTGGCAGACTCCAAAATGCCTAGCCTTCAGTCTACTCCTTGAAGCATGCCCCAAATCTACTTCTGGAGTGTGTTTAGATGATGTTGTGTAACTTAGTTGTATACAAATAATGAAACTAATCGATTGGAAAGGACGAGTGGATAGTAGACCTTAAATAGTACTGTGAGTTGACTGTTACTCTTGAATATTACATGCTTGTACCGTAAGTTGACCAGTAATAGGCTCATTATCATTGTTAAGGTTAGTTGTTGAATAGTGAGTGATTTTATGCATATGTGCTGTCATATTGTCGTGAGTCACTTGTTCTCTTGTCTGTATTATGTGTCCTTACATTGATGTGTTGTCTTACactttctttaactttgattgGACAGGCTTTTTCTGATGCTCTGATGGTTGTTGACAAGATCTCCCTTGATGATGACTTCTTTGAGATGGGTGGCAATTCTCTATTAGCAGCTCATGTATCCTATAATCTAGGAATTAATATGAAGGACTTGTATGCTTTTCCAACTCCATTGAAACTTCAGCAGGCCATTCAACATAAAAAGGTGTCCTTTAGCCGTGAACTTGGAGCTGATGCTTTAGTGGGGGTGAACTCGCAAGAGCAAGAAAAAAGCAAGCTTCCTTCTAATAAATCTTGGATGCCTGGTGTAGATAACTGTACCTCTTTGAGTTTGACTAGTGATTATCCCGTTAAACGTTTGAAAACGGATTCAGATTTGTATATTGATCCCAACGATGCTAATGGAAGAGATATGAATAGTTCAACTTCGTCACAGGTTTCATGTTCTTACAGCCGGTGCAACAAAATAAGGCATGATGCCGGTTGTGAAGGTTACAATTGCCGTTCGGTGCTGTCTTGGGAAGTTCCACGTGACAAAAGAGGTTTCATGCAAGAACGGTGGATGGTCTACATGGAGTCTTGTGTTGATGCATCACCACTAGTTGTATTTAAAGAAAGAAATGTTTATCTGCTTATCGGAGCTCACTCCCACAAATTCTTTTGCATTGATGCAACAAGGTAACGCCACATGTTTTTCTAAGATGAATGTGATtgtgaaaaataagaaaagataaaataaaagtgTGTGACGGACAGATTTCTTACACTTGAGTCCTACATCCACTTAGTTTAGCTGAGGATGGGATTTGCTGCACAATTAGTCTCCAGACACTATTAGACAATTTACGATCTAGGCTTTGACCCAAAAATAGTCCTCTTTGGATTGGAATATCAGAATATGGACTCATAAACTAAACTTGTAGGTTTCACTGTGGAAAGCTCTTTGCTGTACAAGTGAGATCACCACAATTGTTCAGTAGTATGGCACTGGTGCATACAAATCGTATGTAATTAACTTGTTACATATGTCCTGTATGCCAATAATTGTGACACTCCTTTTTTGCAATGTCCCAAATCTTTGACATCATCTCATATTTATGCAACTTTTACAGcttaaatatcaaattcttcTGACTATACTACTTCACTGCAAATGTGTTTAGTGGTCTTGTTTTGTGGGAGGTGAAATTACAAGGACGTGTTGAGAGTTCTGCAGCAATTCTAGATGACTTTTCTCAGGTTATAGATTACTTCTTTTTGATAACCTTATAGATAACTCTTTTCTGTCAAAGTTTTCTAGTTTGTAAGTTTTACATCAGCTGAAAGGGATTTCACCTGCAGGTTATTATCGGATGCTATGATGgaaacatttattttttgaatttttcaaatggTATCCCTTGTTGGAATTTTCAAACACACGGAGAGGTATGATTAGATTTACTGTGTCAGTAAGTTATAGTATCTTGATTACCTTTTCTATTAAACTTCTTGATAGCGATAGAAAGATACCATAATTAGAGTATTATCAAAGAGTTTTAATTCAGCTGCCTTTTCCCATCTCTGGTTATAGCATATGCTGTTTCCTCTTTATCACTGTAGAGCCTTCTAATTTCTCAAGACCTTGTTGCTTTCACTCTCCATTAAATCTAAGGTTAATGGAGGATCGACAGGAATCCATATTGTCTAAAGTATTTGTTTCCCTTGAAGTATTTCATGTCCAGGAAGTGTGAAGGGATCAAGGAGGTCATGTGCCCTGCCAAATTCATTCTTTTTTCTGTGAAACTTGCCAAATTCATTCCTTTTTCTGTGAAACCTGCCAAATTCAATCTCTACACAAAAAATGTAACGTCCCCAGTCTGTAGTTTTGTAAAGTTTGTGtgttttgattttaaaagataGTGACCATATCAAACTAGTCTAGACAGATCTCTCTGTAGTTTTGTAAAGTTTGTGggttttgattttaaaagataTTGACCATATCAAACTAGTCTATACAGTTCTGAAGAACGGTTAGTTTTATTAGAAAATAGATAGGAGTATTATAGTACCAATCTGTAAAGTTGTGGTCCTTGAAGTTCTGTAGGGTTCAGAAAATGTAAGTTATTTGTGTAAGGGTGTAGTTAACGCTTTGCGCATATAATACACTAGCCTTAACATTACATGCAAAAATGCGATATCATTTTAATGGTTGTTAACTTTTAGATGAAAAGAGAATTAACCTATTTGCTAATTTTTTAATCTGTTTTCACTTATACATCCAATTTTCCTTTTGTGAAAGGAGTCATCAATTAACGCCAAACCTCTAATATGCAGACAATTCCTCTTAATATAGTATTATAGATTAATTTTTGGTCTTTAGTTATCCACCGCggtaatttttttatgtttcttcTGTAAAGTAAAAGTCTATCTCAAtaatagaaaattaattttatcgtAATAATGTTAATAAAACTACGGtttaatactatattaaaaagATTGCTTGCATTACTAGAGGTTTGACATCAATTTATGAGTGGTGTTcccaaaataaaagataaactAGTGAAAACAACCTTTGAATGCTTTAAAAGGTTAACAATTAAGGGCCCAAGGGCTTGTTCAACTAGCAAAGATCAAGGAACTTGTGACTTAGGTCATTAGTTTGAGTCCTATGTCATGCGAACTAAACTTGGTATTTAAGTGAACAACCATTGAAACCTATCGTTGAGTCCCACATTGGTGGGATGTGGATTTCCTGGTATCCGTATATGGTCTTGTACAATCCTCCCCTTTAGAGCTAGCATTTTGGGTTGAGTTAGACCCTCAGACCCAAACTCATCCCAATTCATTGTTTACTCGAT
This window encodes:
- the LOC129886841 gene encoding putative acyl-activating enzyme 19 isoform X4, which codes for MVSYNKLSTCCISHEFYKVATNNPNKIAVIQACGGLKIAKEFRFFCRENGDEETREKFQEFISSKRKSVNPPVYEGDQCFTFSDVLSAVDSLSSRLRCILDGGDDPNLVKPTSVVNLHQTASDCSSKDQLILESSDRGLEQYTQFHKTYIPRVVGIYMEPSVEYIVSVLSVLRCGEAIMPLDPSWPNERILSVIASSKADLIVGYESSVDRTCHQLDKLRWLIQKGSYPVFYMSIEDFIRKKSDSLLGWPCESERLRSFCYLMYTSGSTGKPKGVCGTEVGLLNRFLWMQGSYPFQKEEILLFKTSISFIDHLQEFLGAILANCTLIIPPFNQLKDNIFCVFNLLQEYSISRLVAVPSLIRAILPALHSMGYPTAQISLKLLVLSGEIFDILLWKMLVKLLPQTSVLNIYGSTEVSGDCTYFDCKWLPTMLEQDALGSVPIGIPIDNCDVVLVGENSPDEGEICVCGSCVASGYFSHPSILPLDNVELHQEIADGKNDENEVYFRTGDFGRKLSDGNLVYIGRKDRTVKISGQRIALEEVESVLREHQEVTDSAVVSRCVQGDILFLEAYLLLKQRENNLEVFRSTIRCWMASKLPPTMIPARFYFVESFPMSSSGKVDYKILATSAASDAGKHIEIEETQDIDLINVIQKAFSDALMVVDKISLDDDFFEMGGNSLLAAHVSYNLGINMKDLYAFPTPLKLQQAIQHKKVSFSRELGADALVGVNSQEQEKSKLPSNKSWMPGVDNCTSLSLTSDYPVKRLKTDSDLYIDPNDANGRDMNSSTSSQVSCSYSRCNKIRHDAGCEGYNCRSVLSWEVPRDKRGFMQERWMVYMESCVDASPLVVFKERNVYLLIGAHSHKFFCIDATSGLVLWEVKLQGRVESSAAILDDFSQVIIGCYDGNIYFLNFSNGIPCWNFQTHGEVKSQPVIDKERHLVWCGSHDHNLYALDYENHCCDYKIQCGGSIFGAPALDEVHEKLYVASTSGRVTALFVGGLAG